One Methylobacterium oryzae DNA window includes the following coding sequences:
- a CDS encoding flagellin, with the protein MSSITLSAATRQNLLSLQDTAQLMATTQNRLATGKTVNSALDNPTNFFTSQALDGRSSSLNSLLDGVSNGIQSIQAANQGITSIQKLVDQAKSIANQALSTQLSTTGTAANAYSASTASQTVLMTINGTSVSATVAASSSISATVAALNSAVSSASTSSSGSFGAGAIFSVDSTGTKIVLNAQADVEFQNSGSQTALGFTASATTASTYGTAASTVVSSDLSISGVTQRASLANQYNNLLNQITQLAGDASYNGVNLIAGKGNDLNIKFNDTGSSTLNVASVDATASGLGLSSITSSNNSSSQNGLGNFLLNSDVNKTLATLTSAGNSLTSAASSLGSNLSVVQNRQDFSKQLINVLQTGSANLTNADLNQEAANSQALSTRQSMGISALSLANSAQQGVLQLLR; encoded by the coding sequence ATGTCCTCGATCACCCTGTCGGCCGCCACGCGTCAGAACCTGCTCTCGCTGCAGGACACCGCCCAGCTGATGGCGACCACCCAGAACCGGCTCGCGACCGGCAAGACCGTCAACTCCGCCCTCGACAACCCGACCAACTTCTTCACCTCCCAGGCCCTCGACGGACGCTCCTCGAGCCTGAACTCGCTCCTCGACGGCGTCTCCAACGGTATCCAGTCGATCCAGGCCGCCAACCAGGGCATCACCTCGATCCAGAAGCTCGTGGACCAGGCCAAGTCGATCGCCAACCAGGCGCTCTCGACCCAGCTCTCCACCACCGGCACCGCCGCCAACGCCTACAGCGCCAGCACCGCCTCCCAGACGGTGCTCATGACGATCAACGGTACCTCGGTCTCGGCCACGGTCGCCGCCTCCTCCAGCATCAGCGCCACCGTCGCGGCCCTGAACTCTGCGGTCAGCTCGGCCTCGACCTCGTCGAGCGGCTCGTTCGGCGCCGGCGCGATCTTCTCGGTCGACAGCACCGGCACCAAGATCGTCCTGAACGCCCAGGCGGACGTGGAATTCCAGAACTCCGGCAGCCAGACGGCGCTCGGCTTCACCGCCTCGGCCACCACCGCCTCGACCTACGGCACCGCCGCCAGCACCGTGGTGTCCAGCGACCTGTCGATCTCGGGCGTGACGCAGCGCGCCTCGCTGGCCAACCAGTACAACAACCTGCTCAACCAGATCACGCAGCTCGCCGGCGACGCCAGCTACAACGGCGTCAACCTCATTGCCGGCAAGGGCAATGACTTGAACATCAAGTTCAACGACACCGGCAGCTCGACCCTCAACGTCGCCTCGGTCGACGCCACGGCGAGCGGTCTCGGCCTGTCGTCGATCACCAGCTCGAACAACTCGTCGAGCCAGAACGGCCTCGGCAACTTCCTGCTGAACTCGGACGTCAACAAGACTCTGGCGACCCTGACCAGCGCCGGCAACTCGCTGACATCCGCGGCGAGCTCCCTGGGCTCGAACCTGTCGGTGGTTCAGAACCGCCAGGACTTCTCCAAGCAGCTGATCAACGTGCTGCAGACGGGCTCGGCCAACCTGACGAACGCCGACCTGAACCAGGAGGCGGCCAACTCGCAGGCGCTGTCGACCCGCCAGTCTATGGGCATCTCGGCCCTGTCGCTGGCCAACTCCGCCCAGCAGGGCGTCCTCCAGCTCCTGCGGTAA
- a CDS encoding glycosyltransferase family 2 protein — MAIAIPCGTMVHADFAVSLGSMMHSLGEMPMSIVVGKSSIVADARNLGLEYAQKYGAEYVLFIDSDMTFPKDALLKLLVRQVDIIGATYSRRTAPFHFLGDILPEQPADAPKGLLEMSRIPTGFLLIKSTVFEKLKKPYFRFRVDEEAGVNIGEDFDFSDRARAAGFRIWCDPYLSKELGHIGEQSFKL; from the coding sequence GTGGCGATCGCGATCCCCTGCGGGACCATGGTCCACGCGGACTTCGCCGTGAGCCTCGGATCGATGATGCACTCGCTCGGCGAGATGCCGATGTCGATCGTCGTCGGGAAGTCGTCGATCGTCGCCGATGCCCGCAACCTCGGCCTCGAATACGCGCAGAAGTACGGGGCGGAGTACGTCCTGTTCATCGACAGCGACATGACCTTCCCGAAGGACGCACTCCTCAAGCTCCTCGTAAGGCAGGTCGACATCATCGGCGCGACCTATTCCCGCCGCACCGCCCCGTTCCACTTCCTGGGCGACATCCTCCCGGAGCAGCCGGCCGACGCGCCGAAGGGTCTGCTGGAGATGTCCCGGATCCCGACCGGCTTCCTGCTGATCAAGTCCACGGTCTTCGAGAAGCTGAAGAAGCCCTATTTCCGCTTCCGCGTCGACGAGGAAGCCGGCGTGAACATCGGCGAGGACTTCGACTTCAGCGACCGCGCACGCGCCGCCGGCTTCCGGATCTGGTGCGATCCGTATCTCAGCAAGGAGCTCGGCCATATCGGCGAGCAATCCTTCAAGCTCTGA
- a CDS encoding Tex family protein has product MKSVNALIAEELGVGEAQVAATVALLDGGATVPFIARYRKENTGGLDDTQLRRLEERLSYLRDLNERRAAIVASITAQGKMSPPLAAALDAADTKARLEDLYLPFRPKRRSKAQSAREAGLEPLAQALLSRPDRAPEAVATAYVSDARGVPDTEAALEGARAILIERFGEDADLVGRLRADYWRTGQLVSQVRKGKANEGAKFLDYFDWSERLERMPSHRILAIFRGEREEVLDVGFAAEGEESAPGLPGPFEMAICRRFEIAARGRPGDAWLLDTVRTAWRTKIRAGIKQDLRGRLFERAEDEAVSVFAGNLKDLLLAAPAGGRATMGLDPGYRNGVKVAVADRTGRVVAVETTYPHEPQRRWREAVATLGRLCRLHGVELLAVGNGTASRETERLAAEIIAANPDLPLAKVVVSEAGASVYSASEIAAKELPDLDVSHRGAASIARRLQDPLAELVKIDPKSIGVGQYQHDVSEAKLSRSLSAVVEDAVNAVGVDVNTASPALLAQVSGLGGAMAARIVAHRDAQGPFRTRAALKKVPGLGPKTFELAAGFLRIQGGDDPLDGSGVHPEAYPVVRRILQATKSDIHVLLGNAALLGRLAPEPFVDARFGLPTVRDIIAELEKPGRDPRPEFKTARFQEGVETIGDLKPGMQLEGVVTNVAAFGAFVDIGVHQDGLVHISAMARRRIASPTEVVRIGEVVRVLVLSVDVPRKRIALSLRLDDPVEPGQQTRRTAEPRQDAPRSRPSPGEAPGGALADALRRAGAAPRRE; this is encoded by the coding sequence ATGAAATCCGTGAACGCTCTGATCGCCGAGGAACTCGGTGTCGGGGAGGCGCAGGTCGCGGCCACCGTCGCGCTCCTCGACGGCGGCGCGACCGTGCCGTTCATCGCGCGCTACCGGAAGGAGAATACGGGCGGCCTCGACGACACGCAGCTGCGCAGGCTGGAGGAGCGCCTGTCCTACCTGCGCGATCTCAACGAGCGGCGCGCCGCGATCGTCGCGAGCATCACCGCCCAGGGCAAGATGTCCCCGCCCCTGGCGGCGGCCCTCGACGCCGCCGACACGAAGGCGCGGCTGGAGGACCTGTACCTGCCCTTCCGGCCTAAGCGGCGCTCGAAGGCGCAATCCGCCCGCGAAGCCGGCCTCGAACCGCTGGCCCAGGCCCTGCTGAGCCGTCCCGACCGCGCGCCCGAAGCGGTCGCGACCGCTTACGTGTCGGACGCGCGCGGCGTGCCGGACACCGAGGCCGCGCTGGAGGGCGCCCGCGCCATCCTGATCGAGCGCTTCGGCGAGGATGCCGACCTCGTGGGGCGCCTGCGGGCGGATTACTGGCGGACCGGCCAGCTCGTCTCGCAGGTGCGCAAGGGCAAGGCGAACGAGGGGGCGAAGTTCTTGGACTACTTCGACTGGAGCGAGCGGCTGGAGCGCATGCCCTCGCACCGGATCCTGGCGATCTTCCGCGGTGAGCGGGAAGAGGTGCTCGACGTCGGCTTCGCCGCGGAGGGGGAGGAGTCGGCGCCGGGCCTTCCCGGGCCCTTCGAGATGGCGATCTGCCGCCGCTTCGAGATCGCGGCGCGGGGGCGTCCCGGCGATGCCTGGCTCCTCGACACGGTGCGCACGGCCTGGCGAACGAAGATCCGGGCCGGGATCAAGCAGGACCTGCGCGGCCGGCTGTTCGAGCGGGCCGAGGACGAGGCCGTGTCGGTCTTCGCCGGGAACCTCAAGGACCTGCTCCTCGCCGCTCCGGCGGGCGGCCGGGCGACGATGGGGCTCGATCCGGGCTACCGGAACGGCGTGAAGGTCGCGGTAGCTGATCGGACCGGGCGGGTCGTCGCGGTGGAGACGACCTACCCGCACGAGCCGCAGCGGCGCTGGCGGGAGGCCGTCGCGACGCTCGGCCGGCTCTGCCGGCTGCACGGCGTGGAGCTTCTCGCTGTCGGCAACGGCACCGCGTCCCGCGAGACCGAGCGCCTCGCCGCGGAGATCATCGCGGCGAACCCGGACCTGCCGCTGGCGAAGGTCGTGGTCTCCGAGGCCGGCGCCTCGGTCTACTCGGCCTCCGAGATCGCCGCCAAGGAATTGCCCGACCTCGACGTGTCCCATCGCGGCGCCGCGTCGATCGCTCGGCGCCTCCAGGATCCCCTGGCGGAACTGGTCAAGATCGACCCCAAGTCGATCGGCGTCGGGCAGTACCAGCACGACGTGAGCGAGGCGAAGCTGTCGCGGTCGCTCTCGGCGGTGGTGGAGGACGCGGTCAACGCGGTCGGGGTGGACGTCAACACCGCCTCCCCGGCCCTGCTGGCGCAGGTCTCCGGCCTCGGCGGCGCGATGGCGGCGCGGATCGTCGCCCACCGCGACGCCCAGGGCCCGTTCCGCACGCGGGCGGCGCTCAAGAAGGTCCCGGGGCTCGGCCCGAAGACCTTCGAGCTGGCCGCCGGCTTCCTCCGCATCCAGGGCGGTGACGACCCGCTCGACGGGTCTGGCGTCCACCCGGAAGCCTATCCGGTGGTCCGCCGCATCCTCCAGGCGACGAAGAGCGATATCCACGTCCTGCTCGGCAACGCCGCCCTCCTCGGCCGCCTCGCGCCGGAGCCCTTCGTCGACGCGCGCTTCGGCCTGCCGACCGTGCGCGACATCATCGCCGAGCTCGAGAAGCCGGGGCGGGACCCGCGGCCGGAATTCAAGACGGCGCGCTTCCAGGAGGGCGTCGAGACAATCGGGGACCTGAAGCCCGGGATGCAGCTCGAGGGTGTCGTCACCAACGTCGCGGCCTTCGGGGCCTTCGTGGATATCGGCGTCCACCAGGACGGGCTCGTCCACATCTCCGCGATGGCCCGGCGGCGGATCGCGTCGCCCACCGAGGTCGTCCGGATCGGCGAGGTCGTCCGGGTGCTGGTCCTCAGCGTCGACGTCCCGCGCAAGCGCATCGCGCTGTCGCTGCGGCTCGACGATCCCGTCGAGCCGGGCCAGCAGACCCGGAGGACGGCCGAGCCGCGGCAGGACGCGCCGCGGAGCCGACCGAGCCCGGGTGAGGCCCCCGGCGGGGCGCTGGCCGACGCTCTCCGGCGCGCGGGCGCCGCGCCGCGGCGCGAGTGA
- the mdoH gene encoding glucans biosynthesis glucosyltransferase MdoH — protein sequence MMLPPATDAGSGRETVTDGGRYLPPEAPLSMPVQDLARWDPGLGHRPERRVRTPWPERILVFGGALALTAFGGWQMVETVSVSGSPTALQLVLVVLFCLTFSWIALAFTSAVLGFATLLRRPRPAPNPAALRTRTAVLMPVYNEATARTFAGIEAMREAVEATGLGDHFDWFVLSDSTQPDAWIAEERAYLDLRGRLGPEARLYYRHRPKNHHRKAGNIGDFVTRWGGRYDHMLVLDADSLMSGSAVVALAAAMEADPDAGIIQTLPLIINRNTLFARLQQFAARIYGPVIAAGLAAWSGRDGNYWGHNAIIRTRAFADSCGLPDLPGKPPFGGHILSHDFVEAALIRRAGWAVYMLHRLPGSYEESPPSLIDVAVRDRRWAQGNLQHARVIGSAGLHPATRQHFATGIAGYLASPLWLLQLVVGILLVLQTATERPDYFGGAGFSPVFPRFDPVRALQLFGLTMAVLLAPKFLGLILALLDGPVRRACGGAGRLVLSSLVEILLSALVAPVAMVIQSGSVMGILLGRDTGWNPQRRDDGSIPLRDIVVRHRWHTLLGLVAGVAAFAIATSLFLWMSPTILGLVLAIPISWASGQLGLGLALKRRLLLATPEEATPPEIAVRAASLAARNAERGFDETDALAALHADPDLARDHTRMLPLGQRRPRGAIDPDQTLATAKVCEAETVAEAQAWLSPKERMALLHDRALVDRLVRLDARER from the coding sequence ATGATGTTGCCGCCAGCGACGGACGCCGGTTCCGGGCGCGAGACCGTGACCGACGGCGGCCGTTATCTGCCGCCCGAGGCTCCCCTGTCGATGCCCGTCCAGGATCTGGCGCGCTGGGATCCGGGGCTCGGTCACCGGCCGGAGCGCCGGGTCCGGACGCCCTGGCCTGAGCGGATCCTGGTGTTCGGCGGCGCCCTGGCGCTCACGGCCTTCGGCGGCTGGCAGATGGTCGAGACCGTGTCGGTCTCCGGCAGCCCGACCGCCCTCCAGCTCGTGCTGGTCGTCCTGTTCTGCCTGACCTTCTCGTGGATCGCCCTGGCCTTCACCAGCGCGGTGCTCGGCTTCGCGACGCTGCTGCGCCGGCCCCGGCCGGCGCCGAACCCGGCCGCGCTGCGCACGCGGACCGCGGTCCTGATGCCCGTCTACAACGAGGCGACGGCCCGCACCTTCGCGGGCATCGAGGCCATGCGCGAGGCGGTCGAGGCGACCGGGCTGGGCGATCATTTCGACTGGTTCGTCCTGTCGGACTCCACCCAGCCCGATGCCTGGATCGCCGAGGAGCGGGCCTATCTCGACCTGCGCGGCCGGCTCGGCCCCGAGGCCCGGCTCTACTACCGGCACCGGCCGAAGAACCATCACCGCAAGGCCGGGAACATCGGCGATTTCGTCACCCGCTGGGGCGGGCGCTACGACCACATGCTCGTGCTGGACGCCGACAGCCTGATGAGCGGATCTGCCGTCGTGGCGCTCGCGGCCGCCATGGAGGCGGACCCGGATGCCGGGATCATCCAGACGCTGCCGCTGATCATCAACCGCAACACCCTGTTCGCCCGACTCCAGCAATTCGCGGCCCGGATCTACGGCCCGGTGATCGCAGCCGGCCTCGCCGCGTGGTCGGGCCGGGACGGCAACTACTGGGGTCACAACGCGATCATCCGGACCCGCGCCTTCGCGGATTCCTGCGGCCTGCCGGACCTGCCCGGGAAACCGCCTTTCGGCGGACACATCCTGTCCCATGACTTCGTCGAGGCGGCCCTGATCCGCCGGGCGGGCTGGGCGGTGTACATGCTCCATCGCCTGCCGGGCTCGTACGAGGAGAGCCCGCCCTCGCTGATCGACGTGGCGGTGCGCGACCGGCGCTGGGCGCAGGGCAATCTTCAGCACGCGCGGGTGATCGGCTCCGCCGGGCTGCATCCCGCGACGCGGCAGCACTTCGCCACCGGCATCGCCGGCTACCTCGCCTCACCGCTGTGGCTGCTGCAGCTGGTGGTCGGCATCCTGCTGGTGCTCCAGACGGCGACGGAGCGGCCGGACTATTTCGGCGGCGCCGGCTTCTCGCCGGTCTTCCCGCGCTTCGATCCGGTCCGCGCGCTCCAGCTGTTCGGCCTGACCATGGCGGTGCTGCTGGCACCCAAGTTCCTCGGCCTGATCCTGGCGCTGCTGGACGGCCCGGTGCGGCGCGCCTGCGGCGGCGCCGGACGGCTCGTCCTGTCTAGCCTCGTCGAGATCCTGCTGTCCGCCCTGGTGGCGCCGGTGGCGATGGTGATCCAGTCGGGCTCCGTGATGGGCATCCTGCTCGGACGGGACACGGGCTGGAACCCGCAGCGGCGGGACGACGGCTCGATCCCGCTGCGCGACATCGTCGTCCGCCATCGCTGGCACACGCTGCTGGGGCTGGTGGCGGGCGTCGCCGCCTTCGCGATCGCCACCTCGCTGTTCCTCTGGATGAGCCCGACGATCCTGGGTCTCGTTCTGGCGATCCCGATCTCCTGGGCGAGCGGCCAGCTCGGGCTCGGCCTGGCGCTCAAGCGACGCCTGCTCCTCGCCACGCCGGAAGAGGCCACCCCGCCGGAGATCGCGGTCCGCGCCGCGTCCCTCGCGGCCCGCAACGCGGAGCGTGGGTTCGACGAGACGGATGCCCTCGCGGCCCTCCACGCCGATCCCGACCTCGCGCGTGACCACACGCGGATGCTGCCCCTCGGACAGCGGCGGCCCCGGGGCGCGATCGATCCGGACCAGACCCTGGCCACCGCCAAGGTCTGCGAGGCCGAGACGGTGGCGGAGGCGCAGGCGTGGCTCTCGCCGAAGGAGCGGATGGCGCTCCTGCACGACCGGGCCCTGGTCGACCGTCTCGTCCGCCTCGACGCGCGCGAACGGTGA
- a CDS encoding glucan biosynthesis protein D codes for MMIDPGFSATATRRAVLGGALGAAAGLLPAAARAADPEKAPPLPGAGEAFAAGTLTDLARARAAAPYAAPKSGDAPTVLKNLSREAYEAIRPAEGRAVWADRNTGYVLEPLLRGSIFETPVSLFVVENGVVQPVGYDKSAIAAPGLDLPDLTADTAFSGFRLRARFDGADGLSNFALFQGASFFRLVAEGQDFGINARALALRPADSRGEEFPLFRALFVEAPRAGQPVIVHALAESESATAAFKITLTPGRDVSTAQIDGTVFARAELDHIGLGGMQGSYLFGPLDRNRVDDLRAAAFSVEGLAIHNGYGEPIWRPVHNPEALQVSAFVDRGPKGFGLMQRARAYDDFEDDRRHWEQRPSLWLEPLDDWNEGAVTLLEIPSDSELNENVFAYWRPKAKLAKGAEMRFQCRQHWSKGWPDPLPPEIARVRDSRCGHGSTGNRRLFAVDFEGDALFQPGDIDVDLGASAGTITRQERFRYPDRKTLRILFELDPGSERASELRLALRRGQARASETWLFRWTP; via the coding sequence ATGATGATCGACCCCGGATTCTCCGCCACCGCGACACGCCGCGCCGTCCTGGGGGGCGCGCTCGGCGCTGCCGCGGGCCTGCTCCCGGCAGCCGCGCGGGCGGCCGACCCGGAGAAGGCCCCGCCCCTGCCCGGCGCCGGCGAGGCATTCGCGGCGGGCACGCTGACCGACCTCGCCCGCGCCCGGGCCGCCGCCCCCTACGCCGCCCCGAAGTCCGGCGACGCGCCGACGGTTCTCAAGAACCTCTCCCGCGAGGCCTACGAGGCGATCCGTCCCGCGGAGGGCCGCGCGGTCTGGGCCGACCGGAATACCGGCTACGTCCTGGAGCCGCTGCTGCGCGGCTCGATCTTCGAGACGCCGGTGTCGCTGTTCGTCGTGGAGAACGGCGTGGTGCAGCCGGTCGGGTACGACAAGTCCGCCATCGCGGCGCCGGGCCTCGACCTGCCCGACCTGACCGCCGACACCGCCTTCTCGGGCTTCCGCCTGCGCGCCCGGTTCGACGGTGCCGACGGGCTGTCGAACTTCGCCCTGTTCCAGGGCGCCTCGTTCTTTCGCCTTGTCGCCGAGGGCCAGGATTTCGGCATCAACGCCCGGGCGCTCGCCCTGCGGCCGGCGGATTCCCGCGGCGAGGAATTCCCGCTGTTCCGGGCCCTGTTCGTCGAGGCGCCGCGGGCGGGCCAGCCGGTCATCGTCCACGCCCTCGCGGAATCGGAATCGGCGACCGCGGCCTTCAAGATCACGCTGACGCCGGGCCGCGACGTCTCCACGGCGCAGATCGACGGGACGGTCTTCGCCCGCGCCGAGCTCGACCATATCGGTCTCGGCGGCATGCAGGGCAGCTACCTGTTCGGGCCCCTCGACCGGAACCGCGTGGACGACCTGCGCGCCGCGGCCTTCTCGGTGGAGGGCCTGGCGATCCACAACGGCTACGGCGAGCCGATCTGGCGCCCGGTTCACAATCCCGAGGCGCTGCAGGTCTCGGCCTTCGTGGATCGCGGGCCCAAGGGCTTCGGCCTCATGCAGCGCGCCCGCGCCTACGACGATTTCGAGGACGACCGGCGCCACTGGGAGCAGCGACCGTCCCTCTGGCTGGAGCCCCTCGACGACTGGAACGAGGGCGCGGTCACGCTGCTGGAGATCCCGAGCGATTCCGAGCTCAACGAGAACGTCTTCGCCTACTGGCGACCCAAGGCAAAGCTCGCGAAGGGCGCGGAGATGCGCTTCCAGTGCCGGCAGCACTGGTCCAAGGGCTGGCCGGACCCGCTTCCGCCGGAGATCGCCCGGGTGCGCGACAGCCGCTGCGGCCACGGCAGCACGGGGAACCGCCGGCTCTTCGCCGTCGATTTCGAGGGCGACGCGCTGTTCCAGCCCGGCGACATCGACGTCGACCTCGGCGCCTCGGCCGGGACGATCACGCGCCAGGAACGGTTTCGGTACCCCGATCGTAAGACGCTGCGGATCCTGTTCGAGCTCGATCCGGGGAGCGAGCGCGCGAGCGAGCTGCGTCTCGCGCTCCGGCGCGGCCAGGCCCGGGCCAGCGAGACCTGGCTGTTTCGCTGGACACCCTGA
- a CDS encoding ribosome hibernation promotion factor, producing MGSLRVTGHGVDLGESLRGRVEERMSAIQAKYLDSHMHDSCNGHVTLRRDGTAFRTDCVLHLVSGLTIEANGFAHDARSSFEQTAERLETRLRRYKHKLKQHATGPGDDAAVEAAYAVFAAPEVEEDDAAEGDAHPPIVAESTKTLQRRTIGEAVTALDMTGSPVVVFVHAGTGRVNVVYRRSDGAIGWVDPPNATE from the coding sequence ATGGGATCGTTGCGAGTGACTGGCCACGGCGTGGATCTCGGCGAGAGTCTGCGCGGCCGCGTCGAGGAACGGATGTCGGCGATCCAGGCGAAGTATCTCGACTCGCACATGCACGATTCCTGCAACGGCCACGTCACGCTCCGGCGCGACGGCACAGCCTTCCGGACGGATTGCGTCCTGCACCTCGTCTCCGGCCTGACGATCGAGGCCAACGGCTTCGCGCACGACGCGCGGTCGAGCTTCGAGCAGACCGCGGAGCGCCTGGAGACTCGTCTGCGGCGCTACAAGCACAAGCTGAAGCAGCACGCGACGGGCCCGGGGGACGACGCGGCAGTCGAGGCCGCCTACGCGGTGTTCGCCGCCCCGGAGGTGGAGGAGGACGACGCCGCCGAGGGCGACGCCCACCCGCCGATCGTCGCCGAGAGCACCAAGACTCTCCAGCGCCGCACCATCGGCGAAGCGGTGACGGCCCTCGACATGACGGGATCCCCAGTGGTTGTGTTCGTCCACGCTGGCACCGGCCGCGTCAACGTCGTATATCGGCGGAGCGACGGAGCGATCGGCTGGGTGGACCCGCCGAACGCCACCGAGTGA
- the ptsN gene encoding PTS IIA-like nitrogen regulatory protein PtsN produces the protein MPVLEFLDPDSVVPALRARAKKQVLQDLAAQAARRLPALGERPVFDTLLQRERLGSTGIGDGVAIPHGKLPGLDRLFGLFARFDRPVDFEALDGQPVDIAFLLLAPEGAGADHLKALAQVARILREPGMLAHIRAARDAGALYALLTRSTAPQAA, from the coding sequence ATGCCAGTTCTGGAATTCCTCGACCCCGACTCGGTCGTGCCGGCCCTGCGCGCCCGCGCCAAGAAGCAGGTGCTGCAGGATCTCGCCGCGCAGGCGGCGCGGCGCCTGCCCGCCCTCGGTGAGCGCCCCGTCTTCGACACGCTGCTCCAGCGCGAGCGGCTCGGGTCGACCGGCATCGGCGACGGCGTGGCGATCCCGCACGGCAAGCTGCCCGGTCTCGACCGTCTCTTCGGGCTGTTCGCGCGCTTCGACCGACCGGTGGACTTCGAGGCGCTCGACGGACAGCCCGTGGACATCGCCTTCCTGCTGCTCGCGCCCGAGGGCGCCGGCGCCGATCACCTGAAGGCCCTGGCGCAGGTCGCCCGCATCCTGCGCGAGCCGGGCATGCTCGCGCATATCCGCGCCGCCCGGGACGCCGGCGCGCTCTACGCGCTCCTGACGCGCTCGACGGCACCGCAGGCCGCGTGA
- a CDS encoding YdcF family protein, whose translation MLRASDPPSTDAVGWAWHEWGLPRRAAARPRDRRRIALWTCGLGAGLGMLALFAGFLVFVGALARQERTPTDRADGIVALTGGAQRIGDAIDLLAGGYGRRLLITGVNERTSRDEIARLNPTQRALIACCVDLDYRARNTIGNAIETRRWMRAHRFSTVAVVTSNYHMPRTLVELDHALQDSDRVLPHPVVSEAFDADRWWQNPPAARLLASEYMKFLVSWVRTRFEADPERSRAAILIGRGKPVKMVAEPLMLRGVD comes from the coding sequence ATGCTGCGCGCATCGGATCCGCCCTCGACCGACGCCGTCGGCTGGGCCTGGCACGAGTGGGGTCTCCCGCGCCGCGCCGCCGCGCGCCCGCGCGACCGGCGGCGGATCGCGCTCTGGACCTGCGGCCTCGGCGCCGGGCTCGGGATGCTGGCCCTGTTCGCGGGCTTTCTCGTGTTCGTCGGCGCGCTCGCCCGCCAGGAGCGGACGCCGACCGACCGGGCCGACGGGATCGTCGCGCTGACCGGCGGTGCCCAGCGGATCGGCGACGCGATCGACCTGCTCGCGGGCGGCTACGGGCGGCGCCTGCTCATCACCGGGGTCAACGAGCGGACCAGCCGCGACGAGATCGCCCGGCTGAACCCGACCCAGCGCGCCCTGATCGCCTGCTGCGTGGATCTCGACTACCGGGCGCGCAACACGATCGGGAACGCCATCGAAACGCGCCGCTGGATGCGCGCGCACCGATTCAGCACCGTCGCGGTCGTGACCTCGAACTACCACATGCCGCGGACGCTGGTCGAGCTCGACCACGCCCTCCAGGACAGCGACCGCGTCTTGCCGCATCCGGTCGTGAGCGAGGCCTTCGATGCCGATCGCTGGTGGCAGAACCCGCCGGCCGCGCGCCTCCTGGCCTCCGAGTACATGAAGTTCCTGGTCAGCTGGGTCCGCACGCGCTTCGAGGCGGATCCCGAGCGCTCCCGCGCGGCGATCCTGATCGGGCGCGGCAAGCCGGTGAAGATGGTGGCCGAGCCGCTCATGCTCCGCGGCGTGGATTGA
- a CDS encoding cell division protein FtsX codes for MSTQAMPRTKAGGSAVPPDPSMPANLRRNAPLVPTDTAAGRSLAAVIAILTFLAGLCAGAAEMVATNAAQWQGDVAREVTIQVRPGPGRDVDADVARADGIAKAEPGIAETRVFSKAEAERLLEPWLGTGLDLSDLPVPRLIALKLSSSQAADLKRLRSRLVEALPGVASLDDHALWLQRLSTAANAFVGIGIGLVLLVLIATGLAVTFATRGAMASNREVVEVLHFVGADDDYIARAFQRRFFGLGLRGGAIGAGLALVAFVIAGLLARAARSGPAGQEVEALFGAFHIGLRGYASVILIGVIASLVTGVVSRVTVRRFLA; via the coding sequence ATGAGCACTCAGGCGATGCCGCGGACGAAGGCCGGTGGATCGGCCGTGCCGCCCGACCCGTCGATGCCGGCCAACCTGCGCCGCAACGCGCCGCTGGTGCCCACCGACACGGCGGCGGGGCGCTCCCTCGCGGCGGTCATCGCGATCCTCACCTTCCTCGCCGGCCTCTGCGCGGGCGCGGCCGAGATGGTCGCGACCAACGCCGCCCAGTGGCAGGGCGACGTGGCGCGGGAGGTCACGATCCAGGTCCGGCCCGGTCCCGGCCGCGACGTCGACGCCGACGTCGCGCGCGCCGACGGCATCGCCAAGGCCGAACCCGGGATCGCGGAGACGCGGGTGTTCAGCAAGGCCGAGGCGGAGCGCCTGCTCGAGCCGTGGCTCGGGACCGGGCTCGACCTGTCCGACCTGCCGGTGCCGCGGCTCATCGCCCTCAAGCTCTCCAGCAGCCAGGCGGCCGACCTGAAGCGGCTGCGATCACGCCTCGTCGAGGCGCTGCCGGGCGTCGCCAGCCTCGACGACCACGCCCTCTGGCTGCAGCGGCTCTCGACCGCCGCCAACGCCTTCGTCGGGATCGGGATCGGGCTCGTGCTGCTCGTCCTGATCGCCACCGGCCTCGCGGTGACCTTCGCGACACGCGGCGCCATGGCGAGCAACCGCGAGGTGGTGGAAGTGCTGCATTTCGTCGGCGCCGACGACGACTACATCGCCCGCGCGTTCCAGCGGCGGTTCTTCGGCCTGGGCCTGCGCGGCGGCGCGATCGGCGCCGGTCTGGCCCTCGTGGCCTTCGTGATCGCCGGGCTCCTCGCCCGGGCCGCGCGCTCCGGACCGGCCGGTCAGGAGGTCGAGGCGCTGTTCGGCGCGTTCCATATCGGCCTGCGCGGCTACGCCAGCGTGATCCTGATCGGCGTGATCGCGTCCCTCGTCACGGGCGTCGTCTCGCGCGTGACCGTGCGGCGCTTCCTGGCCTGA